Proteins encoded within one genomic window of Halorussus salilacus:
- a CDS encoding DsrE family protein, whose translation MQLGIILETNDPERVWNGVRLANTALDEDHDVEVFLLGDGVEAPDLEHEKFNPHGVLRKYAQNGGDLFACGTCLDSRDIDPDDLRPRSTMRDCLRIVEDSDKVLTIG comes from the coding sequence ATGCAGCTCGGAATCATCCTCGAAACGAACGACCCAGAGCGCGTCTGGAACGGAGTCCGACTGGCGAACACCGCGCTGGACGAAGACCACGACGTCGAGGTGTTCCTGCTCGGCGACGGCGTCGAAGCGCCCGATCTCGAACACGAGAAGTTCAATCCCCACGGAGTACTGCGCAAGTACGCCCAAAACGGCGGGGACCTCTTCGCCTGCGGGACCTGCCTCGACTCCCGCGACATCGACCCCGACGACCTCAGGCCCCGCTCGACGATGCGCGACTGTCTCCGCATCGTCGAGGACTCCGACAAAGTGCTGACCATCGGCTGA
- a CDS encoding NAD(P)/FAD-dependent oxidoreductase: protein MNAVVVGGGIVGLSSAYYLARAGVDVTLVEKGSLGTGSTARSAGGIRSQFSTAVNVRLSVASREVWDAFEAEFGVDMAYRKSGYLFVARTDETAARFRENVAMQNDLGVDSEYLDPADARERCPGLVADRFVAATYNAEDGFADPNLAVQGYAEAGREAGVEIRTGTAVTDVLTDGDAVVGVETHDGRLDAGFVVNAAGAWAGQVGAMAGVDLPISPRRRQIAVVEPSRSLAEDVPLTIDLDTGSYFRPERDGAALVGGQFDGEDPAVDPDAYSESMDIEWAATAVERAADYASYFDGDSRIRRGWAGLYAVTPDHHPVVEETVPGLITAAGFSGHGFQHAPATGQVVAELCVDGEASLVDLSRLASDRFDEGEEVVERNVA from the coding sequence ATGAACGCCGTCGTCGTCGGAGGTGGCATCGTCGGGCTGTCGTCTGCGTACTATCTGGCGCGGGCGGGCGTCGACGTGACCCTCGTCGAGAAGGGGTCGCTCGGGACGGGGAGCACCGCCCGGTCGGCGGGCGGCATCAGGAGCCAGTTCTCGACGGCGGTCAACGTCCGGCTGTCGGTCGCGAGCCGGGAGGTGTGGGACGCCTTCGAGGCGGAGTTCGGCGTCGACATGGCGTATCGCAAGTCCGGCTACCTCTTCGTCGCCCGGACCGACGAGACCGCGGCGCGGTTCCGCGAGAACGTCGCGATGCAGAACGACCTCGGCGTCGACAGCGAGTATCTCGACCCCGCGGACGCTCGCGAGCGCTGTCCCGGCCTCGTCGCCGACCGGTTCGTGGCCGCGACCTACAACGCCGAGGACGGGTTCGCCGACCCGAACCTCGCGGTGCAGGGGTACGCCGAGGCCGGGCGGGAGGCGGGCGTCGAGATTCGAACCGGGACCGCCGTCACCGACGTGCTCACAGACGGCGACGCCGTGGTCGGCGTCGAGACCCACGACGGCCGACTCGACGCCGGCTTCGTGGTCAACGCGGCGGGCGCGTGGGCCGGGCAGGTGGGCGCGATGGCGGGCGTCGACCTCCCCATCTCCCCGCGCCGCCGCCAGATCGCGGTGGTCGAGCCCAGTCGGTCGCTCGCCGAGGACGTGCCCCTGACCATCGACCTCGACACGGGGTCGTACTTCCGACCCGAGCGCGACGGGGCCGCGCTCGTCGGCGGGCAGTTCGACGGCGAGGACCCCGCCGTGGACCCCGACGCCTACTCGGAATCGATGGACATCGAGTGGGCCGCGACGGCGGTCGAGCGCGCCGCCGACTACGCGAGCTACTTCGACGGCGACTCGCGAATCCGCAGGGGCTGGGCGGGGCTGTACGCAGTGACCCCCGACCACCACCCCGTCGTCGAGGAGACGGTCCCCGGACTGATCACGGCCGCGGGGTTCTCGGGCCACGGCTTCCAGCACGCGCCCGCGACGGGGCAAGTCGTCGCCGAGCTCTGCGTCGACGGGGAGGCCTCGCTCGTGGACCTGAGCCGATTGGCGAGCGACCGGTTCGACGAGGGCGAGGAGGTCGTCGAGCGCAACGTCGCCTGA
- a CDS encoding cation:proton antiporter, which translates to MVEAVGFDILNLLLVLALAWVFGSLSERLGYPALMGELLAGVVFGPPLLGLLQPAEELDILAELGVFLLMVYVGMEVDIHDLFELGSKSLLVAVGGFVVPFGLGYLAGVLIGLATGPSLFIGIAMAATSLATKSRILVDLDLLDTRIAGVLLGGALVSDVGVLVVFAGVIGFIEAGSVEATTIATIAGKALAFFAVALIIGDKFLPPLWTRFEQLRERYGFVDRTSAFTVAMVVALVFAYLADLAGLHMIIGGFVAGLFLRQADLQPDLYEQVYGVIYDLAIGFFAPIFFVTVAFDLTLDVFASDVGLLALLTGVAFVGKIVGSWAFSLPTDLTSREGFVIGLGMNGRGTVEIIIASIGLNAGIIDQQLFSILVFLAMLTTALVPVTMKWGVDWLQGVGELVTMDEDETPDVEA; encoded by the coding sequence ATGGTAGAAGCCGTCGGCTTCGACATCCTCAATCTCCTGCTCGTGTTGGCGCTGGCGTGGGTGTTCGGGTCGCTCTCGGAGCGACTCGGCTACCCCGCGCTGATGGGCGAACTCCTCGCTGGCGTCGTCTTCGGGCCGCCTCTGCTCGGACTGCTCCAGCCAGCCGAGGAGCTCGACATCCTCGCCGAACTCGGCGTGTTCCTGCTGATGGTCTACGTCGGCATGGAGGTCGACATCCACGACCTGTTCGAACTCGGGAGCAAGTCGTTGCTGGTCGCGGTCGGCGGATTCGTCGTCCCGTTCGGCCTCGGCTACCTCGCCGGGGTACTCATCGGACTCGCGACCGGGCCGTCGCTGTTCATCGGCATCGCCATGGCGGCGACGTCGCTGGCGACCAAATCGCGCATCCTCGTGGACCTCGACCTGCTCGATACGCGCATCGCCGGGGTCCTGCTCGGCGGCGCACTGGTCTCCGACGTGGGCGTGCTGGTCGTGTTCGCGGGCGTCATCGGCTTCATCGAGGCGGGTTCGGTCGAGGCGACGACCATCGCGACCATCGCGGGCAAGGCGCTGGCGTTCTTCGCGGTCGCGCTGATCATCGGCGACAAGTTCCTCCCGCCGCTGTGGACCCGCTTCGAGCAACTCCGCGAGCGGTACGGGTTCGTCGACCGGACCTCGGCGTTCACCGTGGCGATGGTGGTCGCGCTCGTGTTCGCGTACCTCGCCGACCTCGCTGGCCTCCACATGATCATCGGCGGGTTCGTCGCCGGGCTCTTTCTCCGGCAGGCCGACCTCCAGCCCGACCTCTACGAGCAGGTGTACGGCGTCATCTACGACCTCGCCATCGGCTTCTTCGCGCCCATCTTCTTCGTCACCGTGGCGTTCGACCTGACGCTGGACGTGTTCGCCTCCGACGTTGGCCTGCTCGCCCTGCTGACCGGTGTCGCGTTCGTCGGGAAAATCGTCGGGTCGTGGGCCTTCTCGTTGCCGACCGACCTCACCTCTCGGGAGGGGTTCGTCATCGGCCTCGGGATGAACGGCCGCGGGACCGTCGAGATAATCATCGCCTCCATCGGCCTGAACGCGGGCATCATCGACCAGCAGCTGTTCTCCATCCTCGTGTTCCTCGCGATGCTGACCACCGCGCTCGTTCCGGTGACGATGAAGTGGGGCGTCGACTGGCTACAGGGCGTCGGCGAACTCGTCACGATGGACGAAGACGAGACGCCCGACGTCGAGGCGTAG
- a CDS encoding M20/M25/M40 family metallo-hydrolase, with translation MDEFANERDADLREFVTEFLRFDTTDGNEAPAQEWFRDRLDEMGFETYEWTADAEQLAAHPSFPDDPAEIPVADRPSVGGVLEFGNPEAGATLVLNGHVDVVPAASESWASDPFEPEWDEGHEGDEGDEAGEGNETDRQTTLTARGAADMKTGLATCVFAAKHLHESDPDLDGRLVVESVVGEEEGGVGAAAAALSNPYPFERDAAIIAEPTELRPIVASEGSVMKRLRLTGRSAHAASRWQGVDVLPKFAAIRNALMALEAERGETVTHPLYEEFPVKWPVVFGRVEAGDWASSVPSDLTAEIRIGVAPGETVEEVEAQFEERLAEVVADDEWLAEHPPAFERFSVQFEPSEISPDEPVVGAVQRAMATRGLSDTQARGATYGADARHYIDAGIPTVMFGPGSIEQAHFPDETIEWSEVLTAGDVLAESAREYLG, from the coding sequence ATGGACGAGTTCGCGAACGAGCGCGACGCCGACCTCCGGGAGTTCGTCACCGAGTTCCTGCGATTCGACACGACCGACGGGAACGAAGCGCCCGCACAGGAGTGGTTCCGCGACCGACTCGACGAGATGGGCTTCGAGACCTACGAGTGGACCGCCGACGCCGAGCAGTTGGCCGCCCACCCCTCGTTCCCGGACGACCCCGCCGAGATTCCGGTGGCCGACCGGCCGAGCGTCGGGGGCGTGCTGGAGTTCGGAAATCCGGAGGCGGGGGCGACGCTGGTGCTGAACGGCCACGTCGACGTGGTCCCCGCCGCCAGCGAGTCGTGGGCGAGCGACCCCTTCGAACCCGAGTGGGACGAAGGGCACGAAGGGGACGAAGGGGACGAAGCGGGAGAGGGCAACGAGACGGACCGCCAGACGACGCTCACCGCCCGCGGCGCGGCCGACATGAAGACGGGGCTGGCGACCTGCGTGTTCGCCGCGAAGCACCTCCACGAGTCGGACCCGGACCTCGACGGCCGCCTCGTCGTCGAGAGCGTGGTCGGCGAGGAGGAAGGCGGCGTCGGCGCGGCCGCAGCCGCGCTCTCGAACCCCTACCCCTTCGAGCGCGACGCCGCAATCATCGCCGAACCCACCGAACTCCGGCCCATCGTCGCCTCCGAGGGGTCGGTGATGAAGCGGTTGCGACTCACCGGCCGGTCGGCCCACGCCGCCTCCCGGTGGCAGGGCGTCGACGTGCTCCCGAAGTTCGCGGCGATTCGGAACGCCTTGATGGCCCTCGAAGCCGAGCGCGGCGAGACGGTGACCCACCCCCTCTACGAGGAGTTCCCGGTGAAGTGGCCGGTCGTGTTCGGCCGGGTCGAGGCGGGCGACTGGGCCTCCTCGGTCCCGTCGGACCTCACCGCCGAGATTCGCATCGGGGTCGCGCCCGGCGAGACCGTCGAGGAGGTCGAAGCCCAGTTCGAGGAGCGACTCGCCGAGGTCGTCGCCGACGACGAGTGGCTCGCCGAGCATCCCCCGGCGTTCGAGCGCTTCTCGGTCCAGTTCGAACCGTCCGAGATATCGCCCGACGAACCCGTCGTCGGTGCGGTCCAGCGCGCGATGGCGACCCGCGGCCTCTCCGACACTCAGGCGCGGGGCGCGACCTACGGTGCCGACGCTCGCCACTACATCGACGCCGGAATCCCGACGGTCATGTTCGGGCCGGGGAGCATCGAGCAGGCCCACTTCCCCGACGAGACCATCGAGTGGTCGGAGGTGCTGACCGCGGGCGACGTGCTGGCGGAGTCGGCGCGGGAGTACTTAGGATAG
- a CDS encoding class I SAM-dependent methyltransferase has translation MSVREEFDDWAADGRDKGMEDRHWHTAKYVLARMPVEEGEVVLDLGTGSGYAARALRDTKRAGRAYGLDGSPEMARNARGYTDDPDVGFLVGDFDHLPFADDSVDHAFTMEAFYYANDPRQTLREVARVLRPGGTFFCAVNYYEENVHSHSWQENIDVEMTRWSAAEYREAFREAGLHVAEQDNVPDRETEIPDESAFPTDSWETREAMVERYREFGTLLTVGVAP, from the coding sequence ATGAGCGTTCGCGAGGAGTTCGACGACTGGGCCGCAGACGGCCGCGACAAGGGGATGGAAGACCGCCACTGGCACACCGCCAAGTACGTGCTGGCCCGGATGCCGGTCGAGGAGGGCGAGGTCGTCCTCGACCTCGGCACCGGGAGCGGGTACGCCGCCCGCGCGCTCCGGGACACCAAGCGCGCGGGCCGGGCCTACGGCCTCGACGGGTCGCCCGAGATGGCTCGAAACGCCCGCGGGTACACCGACGACCCCGACGTGGGCTTTCTTGTCGGTGACTTCGACCACCTCCCGTTCGCCGACGACAGCGTCGACCACGCCTTCACGATGGAGGCGTTCTACTACGCCAACGACCCCCGCCAGACCCTCCGGGAGGTCGCCCGCGTCCTGCGACCGGGCGGCACCTTCTTCTGCGCCGTGAACTACTACGAGGAGAACGTCCATTCGCACTCGTGGCAGGAGAACATCGACGTGGAGATGACCCGGTGGTCGGCCGCCGAGTACCGCGAGGCGTTCCGCGAGGCGGGCCTTCACGTCGCCGAGCAGGACAACGTCCCGGACCGCGAGACCGAGATTCCCGACGAGAGCGCGTTCCCGACCGATAGCTGGGAGACCCGCGAGGCGATGGTCGAGCGCTACCGGGAGTTCGGCACCCTGCTGACCGTCGGCGTCGCGCCCTGA
- a CDS encoding arylsulfotransferase family protein gives MVRPGTSTAASPTRRVLASLFALAALAVAGGLVFGYTAGTAPLAGGSATVGPEAAASGPTVEQAAGPDSPDAYENATVVTTSERTEGGSRANFVAAYAPDGSVLYRNDSWRVYNDVDPVPGEAATVEYVAADRLSPEECDAEVACWRNVYERVNMSTGEVTREYTYLTSVERGQLHDMDRVADDRLLVGDIARDRVFVVNTTTGIIEWEWQAQSDFDFASGGPFSRDWTHLNDVEMLDDGRVMVSLRNQDQVVFLDPETGVVDDWTLGSDGDHDTIYEQHNPDYIPGERGGPAVLLADSENDRVVEFWRENENESEGGEWTEVWSWSDDRLDWPRDADRLPNDHTLVTDTDGGRVLEVAPNGSVVWRVEVEGGYDAERLGTGDESANGTSAAAWDGNATGE, from the coding sequence ATGGTCCGACCGGGTACCTCGACCGCCGCTTCGCCGACGAGACGCGTCCTCGCGTCGCTGTTCGCGCTGGCCGCGCTCGCCGTCGCCGGAGGACTCGTCTTCGGATACACCGCGGGGACCGCGCCGTTGGCGGGCGGTTCGGCGACCGTCGGCCCGGAGGCGGCCGCCTCCGGGCCGACAGTCGAGCAGGCGGCGGGTCCCGACTCCCCCGACGCCTACGAGAACGCCACGGTGGTGACGACCAGCGAGCGGACCGAGGGCGGGTCGCGAGCCAACTTCGTCGCGGCCTACGCGCCCGACGGGTCGGTGCTGTACCGCAACGACTCGTGGCGTGTGTACAACGACGTCGACCCCGTTCCCGGCGAGGCCGCGACGGTCGAGTACGTCGCGGCCGACCGCCTCTCCCCCGAGGAGTGCGACGCAGAGGTCGCCTGCTGGCGGAACGTCTACGAGCGCGTCAACATGTCCACGGGGGAGGTCACCCGCGAGTACACCTACCTGACCTCGGTCGAGCGCGGCCAGCTACACGACATGGACCGGGTCGCCGACGACCGCCTGCTCGTCGGCGACATCGCCCGCGACCGGGTCTTCGTCGTGAACACGACCACCGGGATAATCGAGTGGGAGTGGCAGGCCCAGAGCGACTTCGACTTCGCGAGCGGCGGTCCCTTCTCCCGCGACTGGACTCACCTCAACGACGTGGAGATGCTCGACGACGGCCGGGTGATGGTCAGCCTCCGCAATCAGGACCAGGTCGTCTTCCTCGACCCCGAGACCGGCGTCGTCGACGACTGGACGCTCGGGAGCGACGGCGACCATGACACCATCTACGAACAGCACAACCCCGACTACATCCCCGGCGAGCGCGGGGGTCCCGCCGTCCTGCTGGCCGACAGCGAGAACGACCGGGTGGTCGAGTTCTGGCGCGAGAACGAGAACGAGAGCGAGGGCGGCGAGTGGACCGAAGTCTGGTCGTGGAGCGACGACCGACTCGACTGGCCCCGCGACGCCGACCGCCTGCCCAACGACCACACGCTCGTGACCGACACCGACGGGGGTCGCGTGCTCGAAGTCGCGCCGAACGGGAGCGTCGTCTGGCGCGTCGAGGTCGAGGGCGGCTACGACGCCGAGCGCCTCGGGACCGGCGACGAGAGTGCGAACGGGACGAGCGCGGCCGCGTGGGACGGAAACGCCACCGGGGAGTGA
- a CDS encoding Lrp/AsnC family transcriptional regulator, with amino-acid sequence MHTEDLDDLDEFILHELQRDARHVSASTIAESVDVAPSTVRNRIRKLEDCDVIKGYPLDVDYELAGYPLHTLIVCTAPMPEREELAKEALDVPGVVAVREIMTGEENIHATVVGTDHDDLSRIGQDLNELGLEVVEEDLIRSEHYQSFQRFDSREE; translated from the coding sequence ATGCACACCGAAGACCTCGACGACCTCGACGAGTTCATCCTCCACGAACTCCAGCGCGACGCCCGCCACGTCTCGGCCAGCACCATCGCCGAGTCGGTGGACGTGGCTCCGAGCACGGTCCGAAACCGCATCCGGAAACTCGAAGACTGCGACGTCATCAAGGGCTACCCCCTCGACGTGGACTACGAACTCGCGGGCTACCCCCTCCACACCCTCATCGTCTGCACCGCGCCGATGCCCGAGCGCGAGGAACTCGCCAAGGAGGCCCTCGACGTGCCGGGCGTCGTCGCGGTCCGGGAGATCATGACCGGCGAGGAGAACATCCACGCCACCGTGGTCGGCACCGACCACGACGACCTGAGTCGAATCGGTCAGGACCTCAACGAACTCGGACTCGAAGTCGTCGAGGAGGACCTCATCCGGAGCGAACACTATCAGTCGTTCCAGCGGTTCGACTCGCGCGAGGAGTGA
- a CDS encoding TIGR00300 family protein, whose protein sequence is MTVARTVELEGHIIDSGMMQQCFGVVMDLGGNFDVETFEVGQHKDAESYCRMTVTAADEDALGEILHELHQHGARLSDPPNATLKPAPEDGVVPHGFYSTTNHPTKVRYEDEWLPVEHVEMDCAVVVDPDAEGGPRAETKVLNAIEAGDLVVADEAGVRVDPPERPRGSGGPFGFMQGGVSAERPSGSLIREIGEAIAETKAEGGSVLAVVGPAVVHSGAGDALARLVREGYVDMLSAGNGFAVHDLERGQYGTSLGMDVETLESPRKGHKHHIYTISEIVRAGGIEEAVEDGVVEEGVMYECVDNDVPYVLAGSIRDDGPLPDTITDAVEAQNAIREQAREADLVLMLSTLLHSVAVGNCLPSTTKVVCVDINPATVTQLLDRGSAQAIGMVTDVGTFVPALAETLVEE, encoded by the coding sequence ATGACGGTCGCACGCACGGTCGAACTGGAGGGCCACATCATCGACTCGGGAATGATGCAACAGTGCTTCGGGGTCGTGATGGACCTCGGGGGGAACTTCGACGTGGAGACGTTCGAGGTCGGCCAGCACAAGGACGCCGAATCGTACTGCCGGATGACGGTGACCGCCGCCGACGAGGACGCGCTCGGCGAGATACTCCACGAACTCCACCAGCACGGCGCGCGCCTCTCGGACCCGCCGAACGCGACGCTGAAGCCCGCGCCCGAAGACGGCGTGGTGCCCCACGGCTTCTACTCGACGACGAACCACCCGACGAAGGTCAGGTACGAGGACGAGTGGCTCCCGGTCGAACACGTCGAGATGGACTGTGCGGTCGTGGTCGACCCCGACGCCGAGGGCGGCCCGCGGGCCGAGACGAAGGTCCTGAACGCCATCGAGGCGGGCGACCTCGTGGTGGCCGACGAGGCGGGCGTCCGGGTGGACCCGCCCGAGCGCCCCCGCGGGTCGGGCGGTCCGTTCGGGTTCATGCAGGGCGGGGTCTCGGCCGAGCGACCGTCGGGGTCGCTCATCCGCGAGATCGGCGAGGCCATCGCGGAGACGAAGGCCGAGGGCGGGTCGGTGCTGGCGGTGGTCGGGCCCGCGGTCGTCCACTCGGGGGCGGGCGACGCGCTGGCCCGCCTCGTCCGCGAGGGGTACGTCGACATGCTCTCTGCGGGCAACGGCTTCGCGGTCCACGACCTCGAACGCGGCCAGTACGGCACCTCGCTCGGGATGGACGTCGAGACGCTCGAAAGCCCGCGGAAGGGCCACAAGCACCACATCTACACCATCAGCGAGATCGTCCGCGCGGGCGGCATCGAGGAGGCGGTCGAGGACGGCGTGGTCGAAGAGGGCGTGATGTACGAGTGCGTCGACAACGACGTGCCCTACGTCCTCGCGGGCTCCATCCGCGACGACGGCCCGCTCCCCGACACCATCACCGACGCGGTCGAGGCCCAGAACGCCATCCGCGAGCAGGCCCGCGAGGCCGACCTCGTGTTGATGCTCTCGACCCTGCTGCACTCGGTCGCGGTCGGCAACTGCCTGCCCTCGACCACCAAGGTCGTCTGCGTCGACATCAACCCCGCCACCGTGACCCAACTGCTCGACCGCGGGAGCGCGCAGGCCATCGGGATGGTGACCGACGTGGGGACCTTCGTCCCGGCGCTCGCCGAGACGCTGGTCGAGGAGTGA
- a CDS encoding DUF7119 family protein, translated as MSDRGDGGPPTDRESPVGEPVVRGDEAVTGQSAEQAKAFDPEDADSLAEAAETAHQFAENTAGGTDNVYMLRGAAACAALVRGVGSYKEAAERAGGEVTVAFVRKWARVHDLPQSIRRYVAMGHIAPTAAKHIARVDGEDRFSLAWAVLDGDLTVREVRSVASAVNRGERVADALAEQGVSPGELSITLPEDTYRELRRAAALEGKSPDAVVAEALDEWLS; from the coding sequence ATGAGCGACCGAGGAGACGGGGGGCCGCCGACCGACCGCGAGTCCCCGGTCGGCGAGCCGGTGGTCCGGGGCGACGAGGCGGTCACGGGCCAGTCGGCCGAGCAGGCGAAGGCGTTCGACCCCGAGGACGCCGACAGCCTCGCGGAGGCCGCCGAGACCGCCCACCAGTTCGCCGAGAACACCGCAGGAGGCACCGACAACGTCTACATGCTCCGCGGGGCGGCCGCCTGCGCCGCGCTCGTCCGCGGGGTGGGGTCGTACAAGGAGGCCGCCGAGCGCGCGGGCGGCGAGGTGACCGTGGCGTTCGTCCGCAAGTGGGCGCGCGTCCACGACCTGCCCCAGTCCATCCGGCGGTACGTCGCCATGGGCCACATCGCGCCGACCGCCGCGAAGCACATCGCCCGCGTGGACGGCGAGGACCGCTTCTCGCTCGCGTGGGCCGTCCTCGACGGCGACCTCACGGTCCGGGAGGTCCGGTCGGTCGCCAGCGCGGTCAACCGCGGCGAGCGCGTCGCCGACGCGCTCGCCGAACAGGGCGTCTCGCCGGGCGAACTCTCGATTACGCTCCCCGAGGACACCTACCGGGAACTCCGACGGGCGGCCGCGCTGGAGGGCAAGAGCCCCGACGCCGTGGTCGCCGAGGCGTTGGATGAGTGGCTATCCTAA
- a CDS encoding DUF7090 family protein, whose protein sequence is MDYQLAIENAPESIPGGTGILLLHPSTGETDRIDTDFLKTDTDRFLVISTRTTAREVKQKLDHYDVDESSAEILDTLSIERGYSRRSTDNVHYVSSPDDLEGILEITRRFLESTDGKRRISLDSITEMAYYADEARVRDLIREMLDLLDEHDAVALFHLSKGVHDETHVEKFMGLFDAIVDLDRDGEVASDFEGI, encoded by the coding sequence ATGGACTATCAGCTCGCCATCGAGAACGCCCCCGAATCGATACCCGGTGGCACGGGAATTCTCCTCCTGCATCCGAGCACCGGCGAGACCGACCGCATCGACACTGACTTTCTGAAGACCGACACCGACCGTTTCCTCGTCATCTCGACCCGAACCACCGCGCGCGAAGTGAAGCAGAAACTCGACCACTACGACGTAGACGAGAGCAGTGCCGAGATTCTGGACACCCTCAGCATCGAACGCGGTTACTCCCGGCGAAGCACCGACAACGTCCACTACGTCTCCTCGCCCGACGATCTGGAGGGAATTCTGGAGATCACCCGCCGGTTCCTCGAATCGACGGACGGAAAACGGCGCATCAGCCTCGACTCCATCACCGAGATGGCCTACTACGCCGACGAGGCCCGCGTCCGTGACCTCATCCGCGAGATGCTCGACCTCCTCGACGAACACGACGCCGTCGCGCTGTTCCACCTCTCGAAGGGCGTCCACGACGAGACCCACGTCGAGAAGTTCATGGGACTGTTCGACGCGATAGTCGATCTGGACCGCGATGGCGAGGTCGCGAGCGACTTCGAGGGTATCTGA
- a CDS encoding class I SAM-dependent methyltransferase — translation MDAEDDQRAAEDHRPADNHRHWAERTEEFSPAYYADIGPNEVSETLAAVFDHYAPADAEVLEVGCSSGRHLAHLREQGYRNLTGIDINDDSFEVMADHYPRLAETGTFHAGAIEDLVPEMPDDAFDVVYSVETLQHVHPDNDWVFEELARVSSDLLITAENEGNSPQRGREGGEVSCVHGDFPLYHRDWKAVFSDIGLAQLLCEPGKRDTVRVFRVL, via the coding sequence ATGGACGCCGAGGACGACCAGCGCGCAGCCGAGGACCATCGCCCGGCCGACAACCACCGCCACTGGGCCGAGCGCACCGAGGAGTTCTCGCCCGCGTACTACGCCGACATCGGACCCAACGAGGTGTCCGAGACCCTCGCCGCCGTGTTCGACCACTACGCCCCCGCCGACGCCGAGGTTCTGGAGGTCGGCTGTAGCTCCGGCCGCCACCTCGCCCACCTGCGCGAGCAGGGCTACCGGAACCTCACCGGCATCGACATCAACGACGACTCGTTCGAGGTGATGGCCGACCACTACCCACGGCTCGCCGAGACCGGGACCTTCCACGCCGGTGCGATAGAGGACCTCGTCCCCGAGATGCCCGACGACGCGTTCGACGTGGTCTACTCGGTCGAGACGCTCCAGCACGTCCACCCCGACAACGACTGGGTGTTCGAGGAACTCGCGCGGGTGAGTTCCGACCTCCTCATCACGGCCGAGAACGAGGGCAACAGCCCCCAGCGAGGCCGCGAGGGCGGCGAAGTGAGCTGCGTCCACGGCGACTTTCCGCTGTACCACCGCGACTGGAAGGCGGTCTTCTCGGACATCGGACTCGCCCAGCTCCTCTGTGAACCCGGCAAGCGCGACACGGTCCGGGTGTTCCGGGTGCTCTGA
- a CDS encoding DUF2391 family protein — MGDRRRRFALSDSAQQMVGGFLLAGPFVVTEEVWVLATDMTVLEALSTVLIVFTIGYAALYKADDERDPDREAEVAGVPSRFISLMVVSYGSVVILTLAFGVPGTFLPETYDAGEPTMATVTTTLKAISVGAVFSVVGAATADSVF; from the coding sequence ATGGGCGACCGGAGAAGGCGATTCGCGCTGTCGGACTCCGCCCAGCAGATGGTCGGGGGGTTCCTGCTGGCGGGGCCGTTCGTGGTCACCGAGGAGGTGTGGGTACTGGCGACCGACATGACCGTCCTCGAGGCGCTGTCGACGGTGCTCATCGTCTTCACCATCGGGTACGCCGCGCTCTACAAGGCCGACGACGAACGCGACCCCGACCGCGAGGCCGAGGTCGCGGGGGTCCCCTCGCGGTTCATCTCGCTCATGGTGGTGTCCTACGGGTCGGTGGTCATCCTCACGCTGGCGTTCGGCGTGCCCGGCACCTTCCTTCCGGAGACCTACGACGCGGGCGAGCCGACGATGGCGACGGTCACGACCACGCTGAAGGCCATCAGCGTCGGCGCGGTGTTCAGCGTGGTCGGCGCGGCGACCGCCGACAGCGTGTTCTGA